A stretch of Saccharomyces cerevisiae S288C chromosome IV, complete sequence DNA encodes these proteins:
- the PAU10 gene encoding seripauperin PAU10 (hypothetical protein; SWAT-GFP fusion protein localizes to the endoplasmic reticulum and vacuole, while mCherry fusion localizes to the vacuole; member of the seripauperin multigene family encoded mainly in subtelomeric regions): protein MVKLTSIAAGVAAIAATASATTTLAQSDERVNLVELGVYVSDIRAHLAQYYMFQAAHPTETYPVEVAEAVFNYGDFTTMLTGIAPDQVTRMITGVPWYSSRLKPAISSALSKVGIYTIAN from the coding sequence atGGTCAAATTAACTTCAATCGCCGCTGGTGTCGCTGCCATCGCTGCTACTGCTTCCGCAACCACCACTCTAGCTCAATCTGACGAAAGAGTCAACTTGGTTGAATTGGGTGTCTACGTCTCTGATATCAGAGCTCACTTGGCCCAATACTACATGTTCCAAGCCGCCCACCCAACGGAAACCTACCCAGTTGAAGTTGCTGAAGCCGTTTTCAACTACGGTGACTTCACCACCATGTTGACTGGTATTGCCCCAGACCAAGTGACCAGAATGATCACCGGTGTTCCATGGTACTCCAGCAGATTAAAGCCAGCCATCTCCAGTGCTCTATCCAAGGTCGGTATCTACACTATCGCAAACTAG